A stretch of Dysidea avara chromosome 5, odDysAvar1.4, whole genome shotgun sequence DNA encodes these proteins:
- the LOC136256770 gene encoding muscle, skeletal receptor tyrosine protein kinase-like isoform X1, with protein MYFGKICGMESPPEFAGIAEFPFEEFSSLFNVTGGCFNDTDPPTCVQSQTDDTTVVESTSSSTVAIAVVVPIAVLLVMTVIVILTVVWCYWHHKIMKEVFTIEIMEQQYQDSNPLFDWVPTMKQSGPHEKEFSSEKIKFVRELGKGKFGRDYQGMATNIIEGEDSTIVAVKQLKADTTMDDNTTVVEFFKEVTFMSKLDHPKIVGLLGVCTITEPYCMIFEYMDLGDLNSYLRSAIGLGPDCDESEKETCFLQLSDLLHIVEQIAEGMEYLSNQGLVHRDLATRNCLVATGLEIKIADFGLSRDINSTDYYRVRGRAVLSIRWMAPESIMYGKFTMATDVWSFGVVMWEVFTYGQQPYVGLTDEEVIASVTKQETLEPPTGCPLQVKKVMTQCWSQSPGSRSNFSKLHTTIQQLSTTLKDVVYSSPNYSPVMM; from the exons ATGTACTTTGGCAAAATTTGTGGAATGGAATCACCACCAG aaTTTGCAGGTATTGCAGAGTTTCCCTTTGAGGAGTTCTCCTCATTGTTCAATGTTACTGGTGGATGTTTTAATGACACAGACCCTCCAACATGTGTTCAATCTCAAACTGACG ACACAACAGTGGTGGAGTCTACATCTTCTAGTACTGTAGCAATAGCAGTAGTTGTTCCCATTGCAGTGTTGCTAGTTATGACAGTCATAGTGATATTGACTGTAGTGTGGTGCTATTGGCATCACAAGATAATGAAGGAAGTGTTTACTATAGAAATAATGGAACAACAATATCAAGACAGCAACCCATTGTTCGATTGGGTGCCAACTATGAAGCAATCTGGTCCTCATGAGAAGGAGTTCTCCTCTGAGAAGATCAAATTTGTTAGAGAGTTAGGTAAAGGGAAATTTGGACGGGACTACCAGGGGATGGCAACAAACATAATTGAAGGAGAAGATTCTACTATTGTAGCAGTGAAGCAGTTAAAAGCAGACACTACTATGGATGATAATACGACTGTAGTGGAGTTCTTTAAAG AAGTGACATTCATGTCCAAACTGGATCATCCTAAAATAGTTGGACTATTAGGAGTGTGTACTATAACAGAaccatattgtatgatattTGAGTACATGGACCTTGGGGATCTCAACTCTTACCTTCGCTCTGCCATTGGTTTGGGCCCCGACTGTGATGAGTCAGAAAAGGAGACATGTTTCCTACAACTGAGTGACTTGCTACACATAGTGGAGCAGATTGCAGAAGGGATGGAGTATCTTAGTAACCAGGGTTTGGTACACAGGGACTTGGCTACAAGGAATTGTTTAGTTGCTACAGGACTGGAAATTAAGATAGCAGATTTTGGACTATCACGAGACATCAACTCCACTGACTACTACAG GGTACGTGGACGAGCAGTGTTATCCATCCGGTGGATGGCTCCTGAGTCCATCATGTATGGCAAGTTCACCATGGCAACTGATGTGTGGTCATTTGGTGTAGTAATGTGGGAGGTGTTCACATATGGACAACAACCTTATGTTGGGTTGACTGATGAAGAAGTGATTGCATCTGTCACTAAGCAAGAAACCTTAGAACCACCAACTGGTTGTCCTCTACAG GTGAAGAAGGTGATGACACAGTGCTGGTCACAAAGTCCAGGAAGTAGATCAAACTTTTCAAAGTTACACACTACCATCCAACAACTATCAACCACATTAAAAGATGTTGTCTACAGTTCACCTAATTATTCACCTGTTATGATGTAA
- the LOC136256770 gene encoding muscle, skeletal receptor tyrosine protein kinase-like isoform X2: MTVIVILTVVWCYWHHKIMKEVFTIEIMEQQYQDSNPLFDWVPTMKQSGPHEKEFSSEKIKFVRELGKGKFGRDYQGMATNIIEGEDSTIVAVKQLKADTTMDDNTTVVEFFKEVTFMSKLDHPKIVGLLGVCTITEPYCMIFEYMDLGDLNSYLRSAIGLGPDCDESEKETCFLQLSDLLHIVEQIAEGMEYLSNQGLVHRDLATRNCLVATGLEIKIADFGLSRDINSTDYYRVRGRAVLSIRWMAPESIMYGKFTMATDVWSFGVVMWEVFTYGQQPYVGLTDEEVIASVTKQETLEPPTGCPLQVKKVMTQCWSQSPGSRSNFSKLHTTIQQLSTTLKDVVYSSPNYSPVMM; encoded by the exons ATGACAGTCATAGTGATATTGACTGTAGTGTGGTGCTATTGGCATCACAAGATAATGAAGGAAGTGTTTACTATAGAAATAATGGAACAACAATATCAAGACAGCAACCCATTGTTCGATTGGGTGCCAACTATGAAGCAATCTGGTCCTCATGAGAAGGAGTTCTCCTCTGAGAAGATCAAATTTGTTAGAGAGTTAGGTAAAGGGAAATTTGGACGGGACTACCAGGGGATGGCAACAAACATAATTGAAGGAGAAGATTCTACTATTGTAGCAGTGAAGCAGTTAAAAGCAGACACTACTATGGATGATAATACGACTGTAGTGGAGTTCTTTAAAG AAGTGACATTCATGTCCAAACTGGATCATCCTAAAATAGTTGGACTATTAGGAGTGTGTACTATAACAGAaccatattgtatgatattTGAGTACATGGACCTTGGGGATCTCAACTCTTACCTTCGCTCTGCCATTGGTTTGGGCCCCGACTGTGATGAGTCAGAAAAGGAGACATGTTTCCTACAACTGAGTGACTTGCTACACATAGTGGAGCAGATTGCAGAAGGGATGGAGTATCTTAGTAACCAGGGTTTGGTACACAGGGACTTGGCTACAAGGAATTGTTTAGTTGCTACAGGACTGGAAATTAAGATAGCAGATTTTGGACTATCACGAGACATCAACTCCACTGACTACTACAG GGTACGTGGACGAGCAGTGTTATCCATCCGGTGGATGGCTCCTGAGTCCATCATGTATGGCAAGTTCACCATGGCAACTGATGTGTGGTCATTTGGTGTAGTAATGTGGGAGGTGTTCACATATGGACAACAACCTTATGTTGGGTTGACTGATGAAGAAGTGATTGCATCTGTCACTAAGCAAGAAACCTTAGAACCACCAACTGGTTGTCCTCTACAG GTGAAGAAGGTGATGACACAGTGCTGGTCACAAAGTCCAGGAAGTAGATCAAACTTTTCAAAGTTACACACTACCATCCAACAACTATCAACCACATTAAAAGATGTTGTCTACAGTTCACCTAATTATTCACCTGTTATGATGTAA